From Erigeron canadensis isolate Cc75 chromosome 8, C_canadensis_v1, whole genome shotgun sequence, one genomic window encodes:
- the LOC122579504 gene encoding uncharacterized protein LOC122579504 codes for MGNKAMSMPTGNTGSTVNPTPMSHLPNLDNIPAPPSPVTIRYCDWKKSAEAGFMDNAKEYMSLFVHSSFADHKSCFMDKWEKMVARFKGAKSAAGGGENPSKK; via the exons ATGGGAAACAAAGCAATGAGTATGCCAACTGGGAATACTGGAAGCACTGTCAATCCGACACCAATGAGTCATCTGCCGAATCTGGACAACATCCCTGCCCCGCCGTCCCCAGTTACTATCAGATACTGTGATTGGAAGAAATCTGCAGAAGCTGGATTTATGGATAATGCAAAAGAGTACATGAGCCTATTTGTTCATTCATCTTTTGCTGATCATAAATCTTGCTTTATGGATAAGTGGGAAAAG ATGGTTGCAAGATtcaaaggagcaaaatctgcaGCAGGTGGAGGGGAAAATCCGTCAAAAAAGTGA
- the LOC122579498 gene encoding vacuolar sorting protein 39-like: MVHNAYDSLELLSNCPNKIDAVESYNSNLLIACSDGSLRIYVPQSSTSSSSSSPPPSDRHQAETLDLKKEAYVLERTVNGFSRRPMVAMEVLDSRELLLSLSESISFHKLPNLETLAVITKAKGANAYSWDDKRGFLCFARQKRVCIFRHDGGRGFVEVKEFGVPDYVKSMSWCGDNICLGIRREYTILNATNGALTEVFPSGRIAPPLVVSLPSGELLLGKDNIGVLVDQNGKLLQEGRICWSEAPAIVVIQKPYATALLPRHIEIRSLRVPYALIQTVVLRDVRLIHQGKNAVIVALNNSVYGLFPVPLGAQIVQLTASGNFEEALALCKLLPPEDSNLRASKEQSIHVRYAHYLFENGSYEEAMEHFVASQVEITYVLALYPSILIPKSSLVGEPDKLLDVSGEVYLSRASSGLSDDMDPSSTSHLLEYDESSALESKKMSHNTLMALVKFLQKKRNHIIGKAAAEGTEEAISDAVGHSFVSYESNRVKRSNKGRVNIPLDSGAREMAAILDTALLQALLLTGQSAAALDLLKGLNYCDLKISEEILRNGNHYLCLLELYRGNSLHREALTLLHNLIEESKSDEPKIELSQKFKPEMIIEYLKPLCVIDPMIVLEYSMLVLESCPTQTIELFLSGNIPADLVNSYLKQHAPSMQATYLELMLSMNENGISGNLQSEMVQIYLSEVLEWYADLTAQKKWDEKVYTPARKKLLSALEGISGYTPEILLKRLPTDALFEERALLLGKMNQHELALSIYIHKLHVPDMALSYCDRVYESGLHQQPAKAPGNIYLTLLQIYLNPQRTTKDIEKRINNLVSSPSPKVSWTSLKGKGRGLGKKIADIEGAEDTRISLSGTDSGKSDGDGDGDEEAISNIMLDEVLDVLSQRWDRVQGAQALKLLPKETKLQNLLPFLGPLLRKTSEAHRNYSVIKRLRESENLQTKDQLYSQRKVDVKITADSMCSLCNKKIGTSVFAVYPNGNTIVHFVCFRDSQNMRASGKGSALRRIR, from the exons atggTGCACAACGCTTACGATTCTCTAGAACTACTATCCAACTGTCCAAACAAAATCGACGCCGTCGAATCCTACAATTCAAATCTACTCATCGCTTGTTCAGACGGATCTCTTCGAATCTACGTTCCACAATCTTccacgtcatcatcatcatcatcaccaccaccgtcgGATCGTCATCAAGCTGAAACCCtagatttaaaaaaagaagCTTACGTATTAGAAAGAACAGTTAATGGATTCTCAAGGAGACCTATGGTGGCAATGGAAGTGTTGGATTCAAGAGAATTATTGCTTTCGCTTTCGGAATCGATTTCGTTTCATAAACTTCCTAATTTGGAGACTCTTGCGGTTATTACGAAAGCGAAAGGAGCGAATGCGTATTCGTGGGATGATAAGAGAGGGTTTTTGTGTTTTGCTAGACAGAAAAGAGTTTGTATTTTTAGACATGATG GAGGACGTGGATTTGTGGAGGTGAAAGAGTTTGGTGTACCGGATTATGTGAAGTCTATGTCTTGGTGTGGAGATAATATATGCTTAGGGATTAGGAGAGAGTATACTATACTGAATGCTACGAATGGTGCATTAACGGAGGTGTTTCCGTCGGGGAGGATTGCTCCACCTTTAGTTGTGTCTCTTCCATCCGGAGAACTTCTTCTAGGGAAG GATAACATTGGAGTGCTTGTGGACCAAAATGGCAAGCTCCTCCAAGAAGGCAGGATTTGTTGGTCTGAGGCTCCAGCGATAGTTGTCATTCAGAAGCCATATGCTACAGCTCTTCTACCAAGACATATTGAG ATACGGTCTTTAAGAGTCCCTTACGCCTTGATACAAACAGTTGTTCTTCGTGATGTCCGCCTTATTCACCAAGGAAAGAATGCTGTAATTGTTGCTTTAAACAATTCTGTTTACGGATTATTTCCTGTTCCTCTTGGAGCACAG ATTGTACAATTGACAGCCTCTGGAAATTTTGAGGAAGCCCTGGCATTATGTAAGTTGCTGCCACCCGAAGATTCAAATCTCCGAGCCTCAAAGGAGCAGTCAATTCATGTAAG ATATGCACACTATCTGTTTGAAAATGGGAGTTATGAGGAGGCCATGGAGCACTTTGTGGCATCTCAAGTAGAAATAACATATGTGCTGGCTTTATATCCATCTATTCTTATCCCCAAGTCGTCTCTGGTTGGTGAACCAGATAAACTTCTTGATGTCAGTGGAGAGGTGTATTTATCAAGAGCCTCGTCTGGTTTGTCAGATGATATGGATCCTTCTTCAACTTCTCATCTACTGGAATATGATGAGAGTTCAGCTCTTGAGTCAAAGAAAATGTCTCACAATACTTTAATGGCACTCGTCAAGTTCCTGCAGAAGAAGAGGAACCACATAATCGGAAAGGCGGCTGCTGAGGGAACAGAAGAGGCCATTTCAGATGCTGTTGGGCATTCCTTTGTTTCATATGAAAGCAACCGTGTCAAGAGATCAAACAAG GGCAGAGTCAACATTCCCCTGGACTCTGGTGCTAGAGAGATGGCTGCAATATTGGACACTGCACTTCTCCAGGCCCTGCTTCTGACTGGACAGTCTGCTGCTGCTTTGGATTTACTAAAAGGACTCAACTATTGTGATTTGAAAATATCCGAGGAGATATTACGCAATGGAAATCACTATTTATGTTTGTTAGAGCTTTACAGAGGCAACTCACTACATCGTGAAGCTCTCACACTTCTTCATAACTTAATTGAGGAGTCCaaatcagatgaaccaaaaattgagCTCAGCCAAAAGTTCAAGCCGGAGATGATAATCGAATATCTCAAA CCTTTGTGTGTGATTGACCCAATGATTGTACTGGAATATTCGATGCTTGTTCTTGAAAGTTGTCCGACACAAACTATTGAGCTCTTCTTATCTGGAAACATTCCAGCAGATTTGGTTAACTCATACTTAAAGCAGCATGCTCCGAGCATGCAGGCTACATACTTAGAGTTGATGCTGTCAATGAATGAAAATGGCATCTCTGGGAATCTGCAGAGTGAAATG GTGCAAATATATCTTTCGGAAGTGCTTGAATGGTATGCTGATCTCACTGCTCAGAAAAAGTGGGATGAGAAAGTTTATACCCCAGCAAGGAAAAAGCTCTTGTCAGCATTGGAGGGTATTTCAGGATATACTCCGGAGATTTTGTTGAAGCGACTACCAACAGATGCTCTATTTGAAGAACGGGCACTCCTACTAGGGAAAATGAACCAGCACGAACTTGCATTGTCCATATATATTCATAAG CTTCATGTTCCAGACATGGCACTGTCCTACTGTGATCGGGTGTATGAGTCAGGGCTTCATCAACAGCCTGCAAAAGCTCCTGGCAACATATACCTAACTTTACTACAAATCTATCTGAATCCCCAGAGAACTACGAAAGATATTGAAAAAAGAATCAATAATCTAGTTTCATCTCCAAGTCCAAAGGTTAGCTGGACATCACTTAAAGGTAAAGGAAGAGGGTTAGGTAAGAAAATTGCGGATATTGAAGGTGCAGAAGATACCAGAATAAGCCTAAGTGGTACAGATAGTGGGAAaagtgatggtgatggtgatggggATGAGGAAGCGATTTCCAATATCATGCTAGATGAAGTGCTTGATGTTTTGAGCCAGAGGTGGGACCGAGTCCAGGGAGCACAGGCCCTCAAGCTCTTACCTAAAGAGACTAAGCTACAG AACTTACTTCCGTTTCTTGGACCTCTTCTGAGAAAAACCAGTGAAGCACACCGCAACTATTCTGTCATTAAGAGACTCAGAGAAAGTGAAAACCTCCAG ACTAAAGATCAACTATACAGCCAAAGAAAAGTGGATGTGAAGATCACAGCTGACAGCATGTGTTCCCTTTGTAACAAGAAGATAGGAACCAGTGTTTTTGCCGTCTATCCTAATGGAAACACAATCGTGCATTTTGTTTGCTTTCGTGATTCTCAGAATATGAGAGCTAGTGGAAAAGGATCAGCGCTAAGGAGAATAAGATAA
- the LOC122579502 gene encoding phosphatidylinositol transfer protein PDR16-like, producing the protein MFKETLEWRSDYKPGEIRWNEVAHEGETGKVFRANFVDRFGRPVLIMRPGKQNSKTGEGNVRHLVYLIENAILNLPEGQEQMTWLIDFTGYSMNASNIQMKTSRDIVNVLQNHYPERLGIVVLYNPPKIYQAFFKVLSYFIDPKTYLKIKFVYPNHKASIEVMKSFFDTENLPSEFGGNVNFNLNYDHEAFSKLMLEDDIKTAKFWNSESKSVNDTNGH; encoded by the exons ATGTTCAAGGAAACGCTTGAATGGAGATCAGACTACAAGCCTGGGGAAATTCGTTGG AATGAGGTAGCACATGAAGGAGAAACAGGTAAAGTCTTCAGAGCCAACTTTGTGGATCGATTTGGTAGACCTGTTCTCATTATGAGACCAGGGAAGCAG AATAGTAAAACCGGGGAAGGTAACGTTCGTCATTTAGTGTATCTAATCGAGAACGCGATTCTAAACCTCCCTGAAGGCCAGGAACAAATGACTTGGTTGATTGATTTCACTGGATATTCGATGAATGCATCAAATATCCAGATGAAAACATCTCGAGATATTGTTAACGTGTTACAAAACCATTATCCTGAGAGACTTGGCATCGTTGTCCTGTACAATCCTCCTAAAATATATCAAGCATTCTTTAAG GTTCTAAGTTACTTCATTGACCCAAAAACATATCTCAAGATCAAATTTGTTTACCCAAACCATAAAGCTAGCATAGAGGTTATGAAGTCGTTTTTTGATACTGAAAACCTTCCGAGTGAGTTTGGGGGAAACGTTAACTTCAATTTGAACTACGATCATGAAGCGTTCTCCAAATTGATGCTTGAGGATGATATAAAAACCGCCAAGTTCTGGAATTCAGAGAGCAAATCTGTTAATGATACGAATGGTCATTGA